The following coding sequences are from one Actinomycetota bacterium window:
- a CDS encoding plasmid pRiA4b ORF-3 family protein — MPRLAYLDVEVSLDEISPRIWRRFLLRDRASFLDLHHAIQDACGWDNTHLFAFFGPDGDVIAGVPNDFGFGDPHPDAGKVSAGDWLKR; from the coding sequence GTGCCGCGTCTCGCCTATCTGGACGTCGAGGTCAGTCTCGATGAGATCAGCCCGAGGATCTGGCGGCGGTTCCTGCTGCGTGATCGTGCCAGCTTCCTCGATCTGCACCATGCGATTCAGGACGCCTGTGGGTGGGACAACACCCACCTGTTCGCGTTCTTCGGACCGGACGGTGATGTGATAGCCGGTGTCCCGAACGACTTCGGATTCGGCGACCCGCACCCGGATGCCGGCAAGGTCTCGGCCGGTGACTGGTTGAAGCGG